Within Micromonospora narathiwatensis, the genomic segment GTGCTGTACAGCGGCCAGGGTCTGCCCGCTCGCCACCTGCTGCCGCGCGATCATCAGCAGGTTGGTGTGCTCGCGTTCGAACCAGGCCCAGGCCTCCGCGGTGCCGGCCAGCGGTTGGCCCGGGTGCCCGGTGGGGTCGTCCAGGGCGGCGAACGGCAGCTTCTCCTGTGGATAGAGCAGCCGCGCGGCAGAGGCGGTGGTGGCGAACAGCCACCCGGTCAGCCGGCTCAGCGCCGCCTCGCGGGCGGCGGCCTCGTCGACCTCCTGGGCCCGCTCGCGGGCGTAGAGCCGGACGATGTCGTGGAACCGGTACCGGCCGTCGCCGGTCGACTCGAGCAGGTGTGCGTCGACCAGCGCGTCAAGTGCCCGCTCGGCGACCGGCACCGGCAGGTCCGCGAGCGCCGCACAGCCGTACGCGGTGGCGTCGGCCCAGTCGGGCAGCGCCGCGAGCCGGAAGAGCCGGCCGCCGAGGCGGCGCTCGTCCTGCGGCGCGTCGCCGAACGCCTGGTAGCCGAGGTGCAGGCTGGCCCGTACGGAGAGGTCGCCGACCTCCAGCACGTCCAGCCGGCGTCCTTCGTCGTTCATCCGCTCGGCGAGCCCGCTGAGCGGCGCGTCGGGCCTGGCCGCGGCACGTGCCCCGATGATCCGCAACGCCAGGGGAAAGCCGTCACAGTGCCGGACGACCTGTGCCGCGGCCGCCGGCTCCGCGGCGACGCGTTGCGCGCCACCGAGCCGGCCGAACAGGGCGAGCGCCGCCTCGTCCGGCAGCGGGTCGAGCCGGAGCCGGACGGCGGCATCGAGATCGGCGAGCATCCACCGGCTGGTCACCACCGTCGCGCACCCCGGGCCACTGACCAGGAGCGGGCGGACCTGCGCCGCGGAGGCGGCGTTGTCCAGGACGACGAGGACGCCGCGGTCGGCGGCCCAGGTGCGGAACAGGGCACTCGCCTCCTCCAGGGAGGCGGGCGCGGTCGGCACGCCCAGCGCGCGCAGGAACCGGGTCAGCACGTCCGCGGGCGCCGACGGCATGATCCCGGCGCTGGTCCCGTGCAGGTCGGCATAGAGGCAGCCGCCGTCGTACCGGGCCGCGACCTGGTGCGCGACGTGCAGCGCGAGCGCGGACTTGCCGACCCCGCCGGCGCCTGCGACGACGCAGACGGCGCCGTCGTGGGCGGTCGCGGCGATCAGGCGACCGGCTTCCGCGTCCCGTCCCAGGAGAAAGGGCGGTGCCGGCGGCAGTTGGAACGGCACGGGTGGTCGGCTGCCGTCGGCCGGTCCCGGCGCGGGGGACGGCCACGGCAGCGCGTGCGGCACGGCCCGCTCGCGCTCCGCGTCGGCCCCGGCGACGCGCGCCGGGCCGGTCCGGCCCGGGTCGCTCCGCGGCGTGCCGGTGCCGGGCACCAACCGCAGCACCGGGGAACCGCGGGGGGACTCCGCCGCCGGGTCCACGGGATCGGGCGGGGCCGTGCTCCGGGTGGCGCCGCCGCGTCCGGCGTCGGTGGGCCGTCCCCGGGCGCCACGGCCCGTCGCCCGCGCGGCGGAGAGGCGCGCCCACACCGCCAACCAGACCGACGAGCGGTCGTCCGGCACGTCGCACGCCCGCAGCAGCGCCACCACCAGATCGCGACGGGGGAGCGTCGACCGGCCCAGCATGGTGGCCAGGGTGCTGGCGGGCAGGAGGTCCCCGTTGCGCTGCGCCCGGCGAGCGATCGTACGGTAGGCGAGGCCGGACTGGTCGCGTAGCCGGCGCAGCAGCGCGACGTACTGCTCTGGGCAGGACGCGGTGGTGGGGTCGACACCGAAGTCGGGGGCCGTCATGCGCCGTTCACCTCAGGAGTCACGTACCCGTTGACGGTGCTTCACCGAGGCAAGTATGTCAGCGCGCGACAAGGT encodes:
- a CDS encoding ATP-binding protein — its product is MTAPDFGVDPTTASCPEQYVALLRRLRDQSGLAYRTIARRAQRNGDLLPASTLATMLGRSTLPRRDLVVALLRACDVPDDRSSVWLAVWARLSAARATGRGARGRPTDAGRGGATRSTAPPDPVDPAAESPRGSPVLRLVPGTGTPRSDPGRTGPARVAGADAERERAVPHALPWPSPAPGPADGSRPPVPFQLPPAPPFLLGRDAEAGRLIAATAHDGAVCVVAGAGGVGKSALALHVAHQVAARYDGGCLYADLHGTSAGIMPSAPADVLTRFLRALGVPTAPASLEEASALFRTWAADRGVLVVLDNAASAAQVRPLLVSGPGCATVVTSRWMLADLDAAVRLRLDPLPDEAALALFGRLGGAQRVAAEPAAAAQVVRHCDGFPLALRIIGARAAARPDAPLSGLAERMNDEGRRLDVLEVGDLSVRASLHLGYQAFGDAPQDERRLGGRLFRLAALPDWADATAYGCAALADLPVPVAERALDALVDAHLLESTGDGRYRFHDIVRLYARERAQEVDEAAAREAALSRLTGWLFATTASAARLLYPQEKLPFAALDDPTGHPGQPLAGTAEAWAWFEREHTNLLMIARQQVASGQTLAAVQHLALVVVKFIDYSGYAAEQQQFGQLAVEAAQRSGDRSGTALALNIVAVALLRQGRLDEAVPLLERNLAVQRELGDRTREAACLNNLGNALRDRGDLDGALRHLEAALAIRRELGDRYKEASVLDNLALVHQRRGEFRQAVAHHQAGLAIAADGTDPLWHAQALVNFAETSLLAGGHEAAIARAAESLEICRRYRHQRGIGLALRVLGDAYERLGSPAEARRHWREALARLDGLDREACGKLRVALGDDEPAAGGTRRS